CCATTGGCATATTTATATTCGATCCGCAAATTTTAGAAAGCAAGGCCGAAGACCAAACCACCGGTGCTGGCCAGGTTGATTTCATGCTGGGTTGTTTGCAAGAATTACAGGCCGCTTATCAAGATTTGGGTAGCGATCTGCTTTTTTTTCATGGTGACCCAGCTAAAACCATTCGAGACATAGCACAAACCCTCAATGCTGCACGGGTGTTTTTCAATCAAGACGTAGAGCCCTTTGCCCGTGAGCGCGATCGGCAAGCCTGTGCTGCCCTGGCCGAAATTGGCGTTGAAGTAAAAAGCTTTCTGGATCTTGCCCTCCATGCCCCCGATGCCATTTCCACCAATTCCGGCACGCCCTACAAGGTCTATACTCCCTTCTGGCGTAGTTGGATCGCCAAAGCAAAGCCGCAACCACTACCTAGCCCTGCAAAACTAGTTGGTTTGGATGGCCGCACCAGCGAGAGTAGGTCAATTGAAGCCAAGGCGATCGCCCTACCCAGGCTGGCAGATCTGGGCTTTAGCTGCGATCAGGATATTCCCACCGCTGGTATTAAGGCCGCTGAGCAGTGTCTACAGGATTTTTGTGATACCAACAAGATTTTTAATTACCAGCAAGAGCGTAACTTTCCTGCTAATCCTGGCACCTCGATGCTCAGTCCACATTTAAGGTTCGGCACGATCGGCATCCGCCAAGTCTGGCAAGCCACGGTCGCCGCTACCGAGCATATCCGCAGCGATGAAGAAAAAGCGGGATTGCAAACCTGGCGACAGGAATTGGCATGGCGCGAGTTCTATCAACATGTGCTGTTCCATTTTCCCGATCTGGCAACGGGGGCATATCGATCGCAAATGCAGGTGTTTGAGTGGGATGATGACGAGGCTAAGTTTGCGGCCTGGTGTAAGGGAGAGACGGGCTATCCGATCGTGGATGCGGCGATGCGGCAATTGAATCAAACGGGCTGGATGCACAATCGCTGCCGGATGATCGTGGCTAGTTTTTTGACTAAGGATTTAATCATTAACTGGCAGTGGGGTGAGCGCT
The sequence above is a segment of the Pseudanabaena sp. PCC 7367 genome. Coding sequences within it:
- a CDS encoding cryptochrome/photolyase family protein; its protein translation is MPKSLNNSQNLTIVWHRRDLRIADNPALDQAIAQNGATIGIFIFDPQILESKAEDQTTGAGQVDFMLGCLQELQAAYQDLGSDLLFFHGDPAKTIRDIAQTLNAARVFFNQDVEPFARERDRQACAALAEIGVEVKSFLDLALHAPDAISTNSGTPYKVYTPFWRSWIAKAKPQPLPSPAKLVGLDGRTSESRSIEAKAIALPRLADLGFSCDQDIPTAGIKAAEQCLQDFCDTNKIFNYQQERNFPANPGTSMLSPHLRFGTIGIRQVWQATVAATEHIRSDEEKAGLQTWRQELAWREFYQHVLFHFPDLATGAYRSQMQVFEWDDDEAKFAAWCKGETGYPIVDAAMRQLNQTGWMHNRCRMIVASFLTKDLIINWQWGERYFMEKLVDGDQAANNGGWQWSASSGMDPKPLRIFNPASQARKYDKDGEYIRRWIPELAGLTTAELLSGNITPQQCKERGYPMPIVDHAVQQREFKRRYGEAKESL